The DNA sequence ACGAAACCCAATATCAGATCACGCGGACGATGCAGGAACTTTATGAACAGACCGTGGTGTCCTCGCTCAACAACTTGGATCTGGAACAATTGCGGCAGGCGGCTGCCTTGATGAAAAAGATGCCAGCGATCGACCTTTATACCTCCGCCGGGAATCTGTTTTTCGCCGAGAACTTCAAGTTCCAGATGCAGGAAATCGGCAGATTCGTCAACGTCCCGATCGAGGAGTATCATCAACGCCTGACGGCGGCCGCCAGCGATCCTTCGCATCTTTCCATCGTTGTTTCATACGGTGGCAGAGGCACGGTCATTCCCGAAATCGTGAAGATACTGAAGAATAACCGATCACCCATCCTCTTGATCACATCGACTGATGACATCCCTTTCGCAAACGCCGCCACATACCACCTGTACATGAGCTCGAACGAAAGCCACTACAACAAGATATCTTCCTTTTCGACTAGGCTTTCTTTGCTGTTCTTGCTGGACTGCCTCTATACCAGCTATTTCAAACTCGACTACGAGCGCAATGTCACACTGAAGATGGATTATTACAAAAAGATCAGCCGAAGCAACTGGTGATAATCATCGGAAAAGTTGCTCCGTCTGAAAAGATCCTCTCACTGTTCAAAGCGTACGGATGCAAGTTGTGAGAGATTTCTTTCATTCAGGGCTCGGCATCTTTTTCCACAAATAGTTATGGCTTATACTGAATGCATCCATAAAAGAGGATTCTTCATTTCTTAATGAAATCCTCCCGGCGTGAGATCGCTCAGTCAGTAAACGTCGGAAAAAATGACTCCATCCTCGGGAAAAATTGCCCATCTGCATACTGCCATATGCAACGGAGCGTTCTTCTCTGCGAAACCCGGACAAATTTGTCCGGGTTTTTGTGCTTCTTACGGCAAAAAGCGGAAGCGAGTCAGTCTCGTTTCCGCTTTTCTTTTTTGCTACTCTTTGCTGATCACTACTTGTTTCTCTTTGTTGCCAAGAAATTCATTCAGGAAGGCCGCAGCCAGTATCAGCACGCCTCCCGCCAATTGCACGGGTGACAAGTCTTCTTTCAGGAACACCGCCGAAACTACAATCGCCGTCACCGGATCGACGTAGCTGAGCACAGCGAATGTCTGGCTCTCGACCGCCTGGGCACCCGCAAACATCAGCACGTAGGCGATCCCCGTGTGGATGATCCCCAAAACCAACAGACTGGTGATGGAGCCTCCAGTCAATTGTCCCAAACCGAAACCGGAAGTCAGTGCGACGTAGGGGGTCAGGATTCCGGTTGCGATGACGAGCGTCAAAGCAGTCAACGGGATTCCCCCAAGGCCCGCGATTTTTTTGTTGGACATGATGGCCACCGCATAGAAAAACGCTGCAGCCAACCCGAAACCGATCCCGACCGGATGATTGTACGCCCCCGCATTGGGGCTCACGCCGATGATCAGGAACATCCCCAGCATCGCCAAGAGGACACAAGCGATCTTCTTTGCGGTCAGGGATTCCTTGAAGACGAACGGCGCCAACAGCGTCATGAAAATCGGTTGGAAGTAATAGCTCAACGTCGCATTCGATACCGTCGTGTAGCGGAAAGCTTCAAACAGCAGAATCCAGTTCATGCCTACCGCAAAACCCGAAAGCAACAGGAACTTGGCGTTTTTTCTGACCAATGCCAAAGGGATCTTTTCCTTGCGCACCACCAATGTCCCCCAGAGGAACAGGCTTCCCAAAGCGCCCCTGAAGAAGGCGACCTGATTGGAGGCCAAGTCGATATTCTTAACGAAGATGCTGATTGTCCCGAATATCAGCATCGACAGCATCACTTTCCCTTTCCCTTTCAACACAACCCCACGCCTTCCCTTAATTGATGAAAATAGTATACCCATCATATCACAGAGTTTACCGGCCGGGATGCTTTCCTCGCAAAAAAATACGGAACGCGCAGCCATCTGCGTTCCGTTATATGCCTACCGCTTATCATAGATTCTGTACAGCGCTTCCCCCAGCCGATCGAGCGTGTCTTCGATCACTTTGGTCGGCGCCGCCAGATTGATGCGTTCATAGCCTTCGCCTTCTTCCCCGAAGATGTAGCCTTCATCGGTAAAGAACTGGGCTTCTTCGCGCATGAACCGTTCCAGTTCTTCCGCCGATAATCCCAGTGCTTTGAAATTCACCCATTGCAGATAAGTCCCTTCAACCAAGGGTGCGGTTATTTTTGGGAAATTTGCAGCAAAGAAATCGCGCACCAGATGCTGGTTCCTGTCGATGACCGGAATTAGATGGTCGAGCCACTGCTCCGCTTCATTATAGGCGATCCGGCAACCTTCCAGCCCTAGCGTCCCGACCATACCGCAGGCGACACTTCCGAGCGCATCGGACATTTTCTTGCGCAAAGCCTCATTTTGAATGATGATGTTGGAAGTGCACAGCCCAGCAAGATTGAAAGTCTTGGAAGGCGAAGTGCAGGTGATCGTCCTTTCCGCCACCGCGTGGGAAAGTGTCTGGAAAACTTTATGTTCGTAACCGGGCATGATCAGGTCGTGATGGATTTCATCCGCAACGATGATCATGTCATAGCGCAGCACGA is a window from the uncultured Trichococcus sp. genome containing:
- a CDS encoding MalY/PatB family protein, whose translation is MVYGMEIEGNKKIYDFESVISRKDKGSVKWQQMYQWMPDVADDVVPLTVADMEFRTAPEITKGLQEYLEDSILGYSVPTEGYYQAVIDWQRRRHNFEVEKDWILTSPGVVSAFYAAVRAYTQPGEGVIIMTPVYYPFFGAIENAGRKIVRNPLLNRADDYTIDFKGLEHLCRKKENKLIIFCSPHNPVGRVWTEEELARLADIVLRYDMIIVADEIHHDLIMPGYEHKVFQTLSHAVAERTITCTSPSKTFNLAGLCTSNIIIQNEALRKKMSDALGSVACGMVGTLGLEGCRIAYNEAEQWLDHLIPVIDRNQHLVRDFFAANFPKITAPLVEGTYLQWVNFKALGLSAEELERFMREEAQFFTDEGYIFGEEGEGYERINLAAPTKVIEDTLDRLGEALYRIYDKR
- a CDS encoding DMT family transporter translates to MLKGKGKVMLSMLIFGTISIFVKNIDLASNQVAFFRGALGSLFLWGTLVVRKEKIPLALVRKNAKFLLLSGFAVGMNWILLFEAFRYTTVSNATLSYYFQPIFMTLLAPFVFKESLTAKKIACVLLAMLGMFLIIGVSPNAGAYNHPVGIGFGLAAAFFYAVAIMSNKKIAGLGGIPLTALTLVIATGILTPYVALTSGFGLGQLTGGSITSLLVLGIIHTGIAYVLMFAGAQAVESQTFAVLSYVDPVTAIVVSAVFLKEDLSPVQLAGGVLILAAAFLNEFLGNKEKQVVISKE
- a CDS encoding MurR/RpiR family transcriptional regulator, which encodes MNIFSKMDNLVSLTENEKILVAYIKENPEAFVKMTSSEISEASFISNATIYRLCKKLDLAGLSELKILVSASMGDYLKERTTLDFNYPIHSNETQYQITRTMQELYEQTVVSSLNNLDLEQLRQAAALMKKMPAIDLYTSAGNLFFAENFKFQMQEIGRFVNVPIEEYHQRLTAAASDPSHLSIVVSYGGRGTVIPEIVKILKNNRSPILLITSTDDIPFANAATYHLYMSSNESHYNKISSFSTRLSLLFLLDCLYTSYFKLDYERNVTLKMDYYKKISRSNW